The following proteins are co-located in the Malus sylvestris chromosome 13, drMalSylv7.2, whole genome shotgun sequence genome:
- the LOC126597689 gene encoding CASP-like protein 1, translating into MGSSNKPMIYFCFSLLLRSLLIAASVIGVVFMLSSKQSEDWYTDSSQTYYETLSFKFTQSPAFIYYVAALSLSGLYGLITMFTSFLVILAPASSAVLVLFAIFDVLILGIIASATGTTGSVAYILLRGNEDFRWSDSCYAYNKFCRHLGVSFGVSLVASILLVLLLWTSVITLSKRISSKRISPPPQFQLVSGTPT; encoded by the exons ATGGGATCAAGTAACAAGCCTATGATTTACTTCTGCTTCAGTTTGCTTCTCAGGAGCTTATTGATTGCAGCATCTGTGATTGGTGTTGTGTTCATGTTAAGTAGCAAGCAATCTGAAGATTGGTACACTGACAGCAGCCAAACTTACTACGAAAccctttcctttaaatttactCAATCACCGGCCTTCAT ATACTATGTTGCAGCATTATCTCTTTCAGGGCTTTATGGTCTCATTACCATGTTCACATCCTTTTTAGTTATCTTAGCACCAGCTTCCTCAGCAGTCTTGGTCCTTTTTGCGATTTTTGATGTG TTGATATTGGGGATCATAGCGTCGGCCACAGGCACTACTGGAAGTGTTGCATATATCTTGCTAAGGGGCAATGAAGATTTTAGATGGTCGGATTCCTGCTATGCTTACAACAAATTCTGTCGACATCTCGGGGTCTCTTTCGGGGTTTCTTTAGTAGCCTCCATTTTGCTTGTCTTGCTTCTGTGGACCTCCGTCATCACTCTATCCAAAAGGATCTCCTCCAAACGGATCAGCCCACCACCACAGTTTCAATTAGTATCAGGGACACCTACTTAA